The following proteins are encoded in a genomic region of Terriglobia bacterium:
- a CDS encoding YceH family protein, which yields MDILLNDIETRVLGALVEKEITTPDYYPLSLNALINACNQKSSRDPVMDLEENDVRSALDSLGTKRLAGPVSTADSRVTKYEHRLQEVFNFDRRAIAILCVLFLRGPQTPGELRGRTERMYRFEELADVQSTLQRLMQREPPLVKMLRRQPGTKEARYGHLFSGDFEGAEPAPAGDAASPSSADGERMARLEAEVAGLHQKVVDLEQQLADFRKQFE from the coding sequence ATGGACATACTTCTGAACGACATTGAAACCAGAGTGCTGGGGGCGTTGGTGGAAAAAGAGATTACCACCCCAGACTACTATCCTCTGTCACTCAACGCGCTGATCAATGCCTGCAACCAGAAATCCAGCCGCGATCCGGTGATGGATCTGGAGGAGAACGACGTAAGGTCAGCGTTGGACTCGTTGGGCACCAAGAGATTAGCTGGACCGGTTAGCACGGCGGATTCCCGCGTGACCAAATACGAGCACCGGCTCCAGGAAGTGTTCAACTTCGATCGCCGGGCGATAGCGATTCTCTGCGTGTTGTTCCTGCGCGGGCCGCAGACGCCCGGGGAACTGCGTGGCCGTACGGAGCGCATGTACCGTTTTGAGGAACTCGCCGATGTGCAGTCCACCCTGCAACGCCTCATGCAGCGCGAGCCCCCACTGGTCAAAATGCTTCGCCGGCAGCCGGGTACAAAGGAAGCGCGCTATGGCCACCTGTTCTCGGGCGATTTCGAAGGCGCCGAACCAGCGCCCGCCGGCGATGCGGCATCGCCAAGCTCAGCCGACGGGGAGCGCATGGCGCGTTTGGAAGCGGAGGTCGCGGGGCT
- a CDS encoding HU family DNA-binding protein has protein sequence MASGMTKTQLVRHLAEKVDTNNKTAVAFLETLADTAVRETKKNGLFIIPGLGRLVKSNRKARMGRNPQTGEPIKIAAKTVVKFRVAKAAKDAIAPKK, from the coding sequence ATGGCTTCTGGCATGACCAAGACTCAACTCGTCCGTCACTTGGCCGAGAAGGTGGACACCAATAACAAGACCGCGGTCGCCTTCCTGGAAACCCTGGCAGACACCGCCGTGAGAGAAACCAAGAAGAACGGCCTATTCATCATCCCGGGCCTCGGCCGCCTGGTGAAATCCAATCGCAAGGCGCGCATGGGCCGCAACCCCCAGACCGGCGAACCCATCAAGATCGCTGCCAAGACGGTGGTCAAGTTCCGCGTCGCCAAGGCCGCCAAAGACGCGATCGCCCCCAAGAAATAG